In the genome of Toxoplasma gondii ME49 chromosome Ia, whole genome shotgun sequence, the window CGGCTGCTCTGTTTTTTTAGCTCAGACTGCCCGTATCGTATGGGCAATCTTGGTTACATCCGATCAGAGACTTTTGACGATTACCGCCGTCGCGTGGTTCAGTGTTAGTCGTCGGCCTCAACAACCTGCCAACTTGCAGTCAACGGCTGGCGCGGAAGGTATCTGCCTCGATCACCGTCGACGATGCGTAGTTAAAGATGGTGTGCGTTCATTTGCTGGATCTGCTGGCAATATGTCAGATATTACCCGAGCATTTGACGCAAAATCAGCTGGTCAGGCAGGACACGCACATCTACGAACGCATCGCTTGCACACACGTGCACACTGAAAACCAAAGCCAAGAGCTCAACAAAAAGAACACAGCACCAGACAGACGATCTCAGCGCCGAACTTCTAATCCCGGAGAATAATTCTGACATTCCGGTgaaagaaagcaggaaaTCGGGAGCGAACAGAGTGCATTACCACACATTTCCAAACAAAATTCTAGAAACCCCTACTGACGAATCATCCTGGCTTGCAAATCTGACTCGTAAATCGTTGGATAGGAACATTGCGGTACCCCATCATTCCTCGATTTCGTTCAGTTGCGGAcactctctgtttccttgaTTTTAAAGTGACCGTACAGAACAGTGACGCAACAGATGGTGGCAGCGACTGGTTCCTCGTTCCAAGACAGCGTATGTCACTGAGCTCCCAGAGTTGCTCACAAAAACGGTGGAGCTTGAAAATTCAACGTTTCACCGCAACCGAGGTTGATTGCAGGCACTGGACAAAAACGAAACCGTGTTTTTCTCAGCTTCTTGCCCCGACTGAGGCTCCACTGACATCCTCCGAACGAAAGGAGGATAGTCACTATGATTATAAGGAAATACTGCATCATCTACCTGAAGTACATTAACGCAGGACTGTGTTCAGACGTTAGGCTCCATCTGTTTCGGCAAAGAAAGTAGCCCAAATCCAACAAGCTGCGAGTCACAACCCTGTCTGTCGTAGCCAGAAAAACCGTATCGGCACTCTCGCTACGGATGATTCCTCCAGTTCATTCCCAGGGTGCAATGGACGGTGTCCCGTAATAATGGTTTTCAGGGTTGAAGGGAGGCTGCGAACTCGGCAAAATTTCGCTGAGTCTGCCGAGCTGGGTATCCAGGACACCAAACTCGCGCAAGTAATCTGTCAAATACCGTAGATGGAactcgccgtcgctctctccaaGTTGCGTGGAGGCCGCCTGCCACGCTGCTCGGAAAGCTTGCTTCAGGCGGGGAACCATTCGGCGAACGTAAAGCTTCAGAGCTTCCGCATCTTCGGGACTCTTGCTAAGAAGGTCAGTAAGATAGGAGAGGTGGGTACTCAGTTCTGCCTCGAAGAGTTTCAGGGCACTCGCAGTCAACTCTGCTACATCTTTTCGCggtcttttcttccctcttaCGTTCTTTCTGCGTGTCCGTCGCTTGCCATTCCCTGTCGGCGACTCGCTGGCCTTCTCATCCGCACTTTTTCCACTTCCATCACCCGCCACTTTATCGGATTCGACCTCGCTCCTTTCTGAGCCACTCTCTAACACCAcatcgtcgtcttcctggATCTTTAAAAGGTCCTCGAAACTTCTGGAGAAGTCTTTCAGGCGACTGAAGGATGTGCTGACGTCCGCGAAACCCTCCAGCGCCGTGTATTTGAACAACACGTGGAACAGGGTGGGGTCCTTTTGGATCAGCTGAGTCAAAACTGTTTGTCGCTCCCGCGGGTGCACCGTGTCCACTCGGGCAAGGTACTTGATCATACCATGTCCTAAGGCGGACAGCTCCTCCTCCAGGCCTTCTTCCGTCATCACTGGCTCGCGGTTCATGGCGTATTTCAGCGACTTGAACGCATCTGTTTGTCGAGCTTCAGACAAGCTGCGGTGAACCGAGCGACGGACAGCTGAAGTCGTGTTTTTCGCCAATTCCCCGAGCTGCGACAAAAGCCCGTGCAGCGCGTGGAGCCCCAGACCCGAGACGGCTTCCTCAGCGAAGGACTTTTTCGGGGAACCCGCAGAAACTCCAAGCAAACGAGGACTGATTCCCGCACACAGGACAGAGCTGAGTCCCAAGAAGGCTAGCATGAGGAAGCGCTTCCCTCTCCCGAAGCATGGTGGACGCTGGAAATTAAGTGTAAATGGACCCGAGCACTTAACTGTCATCTGTGACGTGGAGAACGAGGCGACCCCAGCTGCGAGGCAGGCGGCCGGCCCGGGCGTACTCACCCGCTCCGCCATCTTTATCCGGCCGCGAAGAAAGCCAGTGTTTCCTCGAACTTCACCCCAGCCTGTAAATCCTGGAAAACGCCTAAACGGTAATTTCAAGCGTACGCGTCTCGCCGgacaaacacagaagaaggtCCAGTTGAAGAGACGGCAGCGGGGCGGCCCCTCCCCGGTAGTGCCCGCCGAACACTGTCGAAGGCGAAATTCTGTTTTTGTCGCAGTATACCATGCAGAAAAAGGCACCTGAAAGTCCACTGCTCTCTAGTGACCCAAGCAGTCCGCGCATCCAACCTGAAATCTTCGACGGAACGTTACTCACGGAACAGGTAAACTCGCCTTGTCGGAAATGAAGATTCGAAGAGCTGCAGTCTCCGCCGCGATCGAACCAAGCGCTCGGCCGCTAGTCTTAGCCTCTAACGTGCGTGTTACCTCCAACTGTACGGAATGGAACACAGCCTCACGCAGCGTTGTTTTTCAACATCCCGCTTCATCAAATGCCACTTCACAGCGGCTAGGGTCTATGATCCTCGCATCGCGTGCTCTGTTAGGCGGGTTTTCACTTGTGGGCCACCTAGAGGTGAGCGGCCCGAACCCGTTGGAGACGCAAGGGTTCCCctgtttcttgtctcgctCTGAATGCACGGAGACATACATGGAACCCCAAGACGCTCCGTATTCTCCAAGAAGCAGACAATTCTGGCACGTtccgacacagaagaaagccCTAGCGGCTGCTTATCAAGAATCAGGAAGGGGAGTTGAAACTCGACGTGGCCGTTCGCAGGAGTGTGTCCGCAGTATGCATGCAGCAACTGCCCGAAAGGCAACCCGTGCAAGAACCCGAGGTCCACAGGCTTAGAGAGCGCCGTTTTTAGACGCCGCCGGCAAACAGTGAATAAGGACGATCTGGCACATGAAATTCCTCTGCATCCAGGTTTCACCGTGCTTTATTCACCCACAAATATTGCGGCAAAAGCCATGTTTCTTCCAGGACCTACGGGGGCTGTCACCGGCATCGAACCCTCGACTCGGGCGTTGTCAAGGAGGCCCGGCGCATCTGCGCGCCCGAGGAAAAGAACCcaacggagaaaagcgaTTGAACCACAAGCAATGCGCCAGTGACATTTGGTACGGTTCACATGTTCTCCGGGTGTCAGAAAGTCCAATGACGCGTTTTTTTGAGGGGTACTTTCGGCTGCTTAGTAACTATTTGAGGCCATTGAGGCGCCAAAGTCGTACTCACGGAGTTGCTCAGTTACTGAACCTACTTCCTCGCTAACTCCTCCTTTGTCGTAGCGCAGAATGTTGTCGAGAACGCACCCGTTTGACGGCGAAGGTTCCCGTggctgtggagagaaagtgTTGCATGGCTCCTCGTAAATTGGGAGCTCTACAGATTAGGCGGCGTCCCGGCCACTTGAGTTCCATTGCAGCGGAAGCGGTGGTCACACGCATTTCCTCGAACTCTCTGTTTTGCTCCTTTTCACGTGAAATGAACCGCTTCCTTGTGGAGAACACCCTGTGGCTGTCGGGGCGTCCTGTTCCCAGTTGTTACCCAGCACACTTGAATGTTAGTGGCCGCAGGTGGAATCACTTGCAGAAGACACGCAACAACAGGGCGGTCAAAGTTCTTTTGTAACCCTTTCGAAAGTGCATGCTACCCTGTTTCCTGGTGGCAGTTCAAAGGCGAAGCCCTCGCATTCTGTCGCGGTAGGACCGCTACTAAGCGTAAACGGTCTTCGCAAGACGGAGAATTCTGCAAAACGTGGCTGTCGCCCTGCCGAGTTTTCCCCGCCCCGTATCCACTTGCCCTCCTCTGCCTGGTAGGTTTCTGCCGCGACCGTTTGTTTTTGACGGTGGGTATCCGAGATTCACTCTAACTGAGGCAAAGTCGACAGGAACTGGCGTGATGGTCGACGCAGAACCCCCGGGAAGCGGAGCGCGGAGAAACCACGGCTGCATTTTCTGAAGCGTAGAAATGGACACGTctcggcgcaagctgcgTCGGGGCGTCCCGCGCCTTCTGGTCGCGGCGCTGCTGGCCGTTCTGTTTGTGCGCGTTGCCGAGGGTGGGGTGCGTGCCGAGCTGAGTCGTGGGCTATCGCCCGCTTTTCGGAGCGCCTCAaacgcaaagaagaaacaagaagccAGAAACTGGGCAGGAGAGGACTCTGAGACGGTCGCGCACCTCGGTTCCGCGACAGCCGAGAAGGTGCTCAACACGCTCGTAAGATTCGCCACCCAGGTTGGGAGAGACATGAAGAACGGCGTTTTGCAGAAGGTGTCCCAGGTCCTCACTTCTAACGCGTACAAGCGGGCGAAGCACTTTGTCGTTCGGACTGACGTCAAGCCCATGGCCGTGCGATCTGACTTGTGGTACGCGGGGTACGGCATGCGCCACTTCTTGCATGCCTACGCGCAAGTCCCGCCCGCAGAACGCCCGGCCGTCTACAAATGGATGTTCGAGACGAACGCGTCGCTCCGGCGCGTCCGCCGCAAGTACCTGCACTTGGGAACCTACCTGGCGCCCGAGGCAACTTTTGAGGCGTTGCAGACACTGAGGAACATCGTCGTGGAGGTTCAGACTGTGTTGCAGCGAACGGCTTGgaacgacgaggacgaagcgcCGCAGCAATCGATCGAGCAGATCCGCAGCCAGAGCCGGCAGGCTGAGCGCGTCTTTGAGGCAGTCTTTGCGTGTTTCGCGCGCGCGCTCTCGACCCTCAGCTTTGTGATTTCCAAAGAAGACACGATTCTGCCGGAACTAGGCACCTACGGAAGGCAGATGGTCCCGCGTCTGAAAAGCCTCTTCACGGCTTCCTGGCGACTCAGCAAGCTGATACCGCCGCGCGTTCAACTCGAAGTTCAGCGGACACTCGTCGACTACTTGAACGACTTCCAGTTGTTTGACAGGGCTCTCGGCAACTGCGCTCTGCACATTCTCGCCTCTACAGACGTAGATAGCTCGTACGACCCTAACGACGACTACTTTGCGGCGCCTGAGATCTCCCCAAGCGTCCTCCTTATCGATGACGACTCGGTGTTTGACACGTCGCTCGGCCTCTACGAAGACGTTCCGGAGGGCACCACAGATCTTTGAGCAGAATTTGCTGCTCCGAGGCTCGTGCCGTTGCGGGCAGGCATACGgcgcgcagaagaaaggtgTCTCGCGCGTCGGGAAAAACAGTCGAAAAGCACAGGTTTCCTTTCACACCCGGAAAAGCTCATCCCCATTCTCCCACACGAGACAAAACTACCTGAGCGTCTCTTTAGACCCGGCAGCCAGTCGAGGCCGCTTGAAAACGACGCACACAGGGACAGAGTGTCTCTCTTGAAGACGTGCCGAGTCACGTGAACGTACGTAAAGAAGTGGAGTGATACATGCGGATTTTTGCTGTAGATCTTGTAAGGTAGTTCGACACCAACAGACACGGTAAACTCTATGCACTGCCTGTGGGAAAGCCCCCACTCAAGATGAGTCGCAGGCGTGAAAAAATATTTCATCTGGGGTAGGACAACAAGGAAACAGAGTCAGACATTTGTCAGTGAAATTTTCAATGCTGGCCTCGATCTAGCGATACAGCGTCATCCCGATTCTTTTGAACTATGTGAATCCTCCGTTTCTGGACTGTTTGCACTTTTGAAAACACGTTTTATGCTGCAACAACCAAGGGTGCGTGCCACACGTCTTCGTAAGGCTTTTTTTTGTACGCGCCACACACCTGAGGGACTCAGGAATTAGCGCGTTCAGAAGGTATGCCACATTGAACGTCGCAGACGAAAGAACGTGATGCGCGCCGATAGATCGCTCTCAATCGCTAGGCAGGCGAGACGTTTCCGTGTACATAGCGTGGCATCGGTGCATCCGCATGTTTCATCTTTGTTCTCGAGCCAGAAAACGCCAGAGAAACCAAAGGGAGAACCGCACTGTTCTCGTAGAAAGAAGCGCAGTGTATTTCCAACACGCTTTGCACCTCTGTGAGTTCACAGGTGAAGTTAAAAACAGCGTTGTTCACAGCTTGTGCAATCACATTCGGGAGGACTCTCTCCACCCAGATTTAGGTCCGAATGCTGACTCGACGTGCCAACGCTAGCATGCGAAGCTCTGCTCCCAGAATGCAACAACAGTGTGTGATAAAAAATGACAATCCCTTCGGCACTGGCGCTTAAAAACACCTCCGTCTTCCGGATTTGCAAAAAGCTACACATTATAATTAGTGCACGGCATCCTAGAGAATATTCAGCAAAACAAAGTCTACTCTGGAAGACTGCTTCGCTGGTACGTCCGACATGTAGGATCCTCCCTCTACAGATGGATGCATGAGCAGGGCGAAAACTCCTGCGAACCCCTCTCAAGAGAAGGGGTTGTGCCAACGAAAGGGCAACTACTTGCGTAGGCATTCATCTGATTGAGAGGTCTAGAAATGGGCTCTATGTCTGTCGGGCGTCTCTAGCTTCGCACAGCTGGAATGGATTCAAGCTATGGCAGTCTCGAGTATCCTGGTAGTTAATCAGACACACTTTTACAGTCTTTCAGGATTGCCAGTTGTATGGAAGTGATGCCTGAGAGTTGTCATCGCGCGAACTCACACTGCTCAGTTGCCTCCAGACACAAGAACGTGCACAAGGAACGACGCCTAAGAGACGGCACCTCACGATTGCATGCGAGGGGAATCTAGCAAATCTATGCCTTTCACTCTCAAGCGGTCGAGAGCGGTTTCAAAGGTGTGGAGTGCCTCAAAAGTTTTCGGCGTTCCAGCGAACGCAAACAGCTTCCGCTCAACAGGGTCCAGGCCCTTGAGCCCATCAGGAGCTGTGCAACTGGCGAGACATCGCAGGAGATCGCCCAGCTCTTCGCCGTAGTGGTCGATTTTCTCGACATTCTTCAACACAGTTTCGGTCCGTGAGACCAGGTCGTTGAAATCCCGCCCACCAGCAGTGCGGGGAGGATCTCCGgactctcccctctctctcgaacAACCGCAGGGCGTCCTGGAAGACCTCGCCTCCCCTCCAGCCTTGTCAGAAAAGCAGCATGCACGACAGAAGCAGCGGTGCCACCGACGAGACACACCTTTCCGCTGAGACGTCGACattccttcgtcctcttcactGGCTTCGTCCTCGAGTGTCGTCCGCTGCCTTCCATCATCGACTACCACGACTTCGTCAACAACCAGCTGCGAAACCGcaccgaagaaaacgaagtcgAAGACCGTTCTAACGGGAGACGGTCCCCCCATAGGTGCCTTGACAAGGCGAAACGCGAGCGAGGCACCACAAATGTCTTTCAGTGTTCGCCTCCTCACTCAAAATTGGATGAGTATGCCGTCCAGCCTCTCGCGTCCGATACTCGGTTATATGCTTTCGACGCGAACTTTCGCAGTAAGcatcccttttctttgaaacGCACTTCACTTCTCCCCGGCACGATGACCACAAAATCGATACGCCATAGACGCTGTGCAAaatatatgtctatatatataaaatGACGACATGAGACCACACTGGCGGTAGACAAatatatgcgtatacatCTATATCGGGGATGCTTGCATATTTCTGGTTGAGTCGTTTTTACATGGCTGGGACATGGTGTGTCACATACGTACGCGAACGTGTCAGAGCGTGAGCGCTTCCGTACCAAGGGAGGGTCGATTTAATCAGATCCCCTCCGAGCGGTCTTTGGCTATCACGAGATCACACTAATCTTCATTTCTTCAAGAACTGACCTGAGGGACGGCTGGCTTGTCTCCACCGCCACCGAGTGCTGTATTGCCCAGGCGTCGTTCAACTCCTGCCAACTGCACTTTCAGCTGCGGCAGTTCGCATATCGCATACACAGGCGAGAAAACGTGATTGTATGTACAGCACGTGCTGCATTCGCCCAACTGGAAACAAACCCTTGAGTAACCGCTCCTATTTCCCCACAGCAGCTGGAATTCCTGTGAAAAGCGCCGCTGGAAACTCGAGGCTGAGATAGAAATGGGCTGGGAATGAACCGCGTTTGACAACAGTGCGCCGACACCACGAGTTGGACATCCGGTTTAGACCTTGGAGGACTTGggtctttctgtctctgttcacaGTAATGGACTCGTTGATGGGCTAACGAGTTGGAGGCAGCCGTTGCTGGAAAactcgaaaaaaacggacaAGCCAGCAAACGAAACAGGGCAACTCCGACGGCTTGCACGAATCGTCTACGAGTCGCTTGTCCAAAGTGCGTCCTCGAAACCACATCAAAGAAAAGGTCCCAGTGGCAGATCCACATGCCGCTTCTTACCTCGGAGAGGGTCTGTGAAATATGCTGCTGGTTCCTCTCGCCAAGAGTCAAGCGCTGGTCGATCATCCGGAGTTGATGCGCCACTGAATCCTGAGGCCCTCCCCGGGTGCTGGCATCAAGCTCGACCGTCTGCAGAAGattctggagagaagcggctcCACTCGGATCCGGTACGCCCCCTGGGAGGCCTGCGCCGCCCTTCAGCATTGTAATCGCACACGAGACAACACTATTGAAATGCACGAGTCGAAACAAACGTTGAGGTCTTGCTTCGAAATGGCCTTTCTTATGCTAGTGTGGGGCATCCGAACTAAAGGTCTGACTCGACGCGGCGGATGTCGCCAAATGACAAGTTCTCGGAAACTGCGAAAGCTAGAGCGCTGACGGAATAGCTGTTGTATGCTTAGGTGTATGCGGAAATTGCTCTTGGGCGGAGTCTTTCGCGAGGAAAAGGTGGATGGTCGATTTGTTCCCCTTCCGTCCACCacatctctctccagagaccTTTTCCCCTCCTTCCTACTCACGGAGGATACAAAATGTGTCTTGCCACTGTGAATTCCGTTCACAGCCCCCTGCCTCGCCTACCTGTAGCTTATCGAGCTGCGAGGCTGTGACCGCGAACCACTTTTGCATCTTGACATTCATTTCCTTCGTTCCGTCTGCTACTTGTTGCAGCGCGCGAGTCACGTCTGTAAGGCCTTTCTCCAGTCGCATCAATCTCTCTTCGACGCCTTTCTTCCACTGTGAATCTTCTCTCCCCATTCTCTCAGTTCCCTCACGTTTTTCGTCGTCACTCCTGGTCACCTCGCGAAGGCGAGTGCCTCCCGCTCCGCCTGCGACCTTCTCGCCACGGGTCCAGGAAGCTTCTTCAGTGCGTTTGACTTCCCTGAAGTAACTTGGCGATTCAAATTTCCTGGCGTCATCGCCCTCTGTTGAGGCTGCCCTGACGGGAGGCAGGAAACAAGTACAGACTCAAGGTGAGTAGACGGTGAAGCACGCCGAGCACCCGAGAACAGTTCGTCACGCCAAGCAAAGCAGTTGAGTGTCATGCGGCAGCCTCATTCAGTGAAGGTGTAGGTCTGCAGCTTCTGGCCATGTCTGCCAGGTGACGACCCACGCAGCTCTTGTCTACCTAATGCGTTGAGACGACGGCACCCGCCATAGGGCAGGTGCACCCACAAGAAAAAAACCTCTGAGGTTGCTTAAGTCCGCTGAAAATGTTAAATGTGCAACCCTACGACATCCAGGGTCCTCACAGGCAACGTCAGGAACGTGGTCGTCACCTGCACCGCTAGCAGAGCTATTTTTGAGTGTGCTACATGGAAAACAAGGCTAGATCTGACAGATACGGAATGGCGTGAATC includes:
- a CDS encoding hypothetical protein (encoded by transcript TGME49_295440~Predicted trans-membrane domain (TMHMM2.0):49-72) → MAERVSTPGPAACLAAGVASFSTSQMTVKCSGPFTLNFQRPPCFGRGKRFLMLAFLGLSSVLCAGISPRLLGVSAGSPKKSFAEEAVSGLGLHALHGLLSQLGELAKNTTSAVRRSVHRSLSEARQTDAFKSLKYAMNREPVMTEEGLEEELSALGHGMIKYLARVDTVHPRERQTVLTQLIQKDPTLFHVLFKYTALEGFADVSTSFSRLKDFSRSFEDLLKIQEDDDVVLESGSERSEVESDKVAGDGSGKSADEKASESPTGNGKRRTRRKNVRGKKRPRKDVAELTASALKLFEAELSTHLSYLTDLLSKSPEDAEALKLYVRRMVPRLKQAFRAAWQAASTQLGESDGEFHLRYLTDYLREFGVLDTQLGRLSEILPSSQPPFNPENHYYGTPSIAPWE
- a CDS encoding hypothetical protein (encoded by transcript TGME49_295430~Signal peptide predicted by SignalP 2.0 HMM (probability 0.999) with cleavage site probability 0.849 at residue 31~Predicted trans-membrane domain (TMHMM2.0):11-29), with the protein product MDTSRRKLRRGVPRLLVAALLAVLFVRVAEGGVRAELSRGLSPAFRSASNAKKKQEARNWAGEDSETVAHLGSATAEKVLNTLVRFATQVGRDMKNGVLQKVSQVLTSNAYKRAKHFVVRTDVKPMAVRSDLWYAGYGMRHFLHAYAQVPPAERPAVYKWMFETNASLRRVRRKYLHLGTYLAPEATFEALQTLRNIVVEVQTVLQRTAWNDEDEAPQQSIEQIRSQSRQAERVFEAVFACFARALSTLSFVISKEDTILPELGTYGRQMVPRLKSLFTASWRLSKLIPPRVQLEVQRTLVDYLNDFQLFDRALGNCALHILASTDVDSSYDPNDDYFAAPEISPSVLLIDDDSVFDTSLGLYEDVPEGTTDL
- a CDS encoding hypothetical protein (encoded by transcript TGME49_295420) translates to MNQGGKGFSFGKPRESLILPRKHDSSEPEPPIRWMAIDFVCTPTAENLDIDVHAFVFTHDGEYVDCVFYKNPVLAGKGIRLQGTTLYLDLKMLPARAGFVVVTLAVYSGGALLDLKECSTEVRAYIPKDPLAASKTVAAGKLPSPEDHWEALLATMTITSSVIGVFPDAKGFLDCLLAEEDGNWFLKALMRPVAAFTPQVLIEPAQRAVLRYRSTVENGEDTSALPLGELLNSVKQGKAPPDLLPAKSDDDLSLQMGDFDRLNGGTDSETGTRDRRTDDTGSSDHGKSQWGGRGGERDFKRYSGGKSEEVPDNEDIDSLEEHRRHVELPHRGLMDILEEFMEPSEMEAASTEGDDARKFESPSYFREVKRTEEASWTRGEKVAGGAGGTRLREVTRSDDEKREGTERMGREDSQWKKGVEERLMRLEKGLTDVTRALQQVADGTKEMNVKMQKWFAVTASQLDKLQGGAGLPGGVPDPSGAASLQNLLQTVELDASTRGGPQDSVAHQLRMIDQRLTLGERNQQHISQTLSELKVQLAGVERRLGNTALGGGGDKPAVPQLVVDEVVVVDDGRQRTTLEDEASEEDEGMSTSQRKGVSRRWHRCFCRACCFSDKAGGEARSSRTPCGCSRERGESGDPPRTAGGRDFNDLVSRTETVLKNVEKIDHYGEELGDLLRCLASCTAPDGLKGLDPVERKLFAFAGTPKTFEALHTFETALDRLRVKGIDLLDSPRMQS